One window of the Pelmatolapia mariae isolate MD_Pm_ZW linkage group LG15, Pm_UMD_F_2, whole genome shotgun sequence genome contains the following:
- the LOC134643343 gene encoding trans-L-3-hydroxyproline dehydratase → MEMQLPPHEGGELSVVDMHTGGEPLRIILSGYPDIKGDSVLSKRRYVREHLDHLRRVLMYEPRGHYDMYGALIVDSELPEADLAVLFMHNEGYSTMCGHAVIALGRFAVDYKLVKEPKSPETQVNIHCPCGLVKAFVEYSEGKTGGVRFLSVPAFAFATDVTVSVEGFGEVTVDISYGGAFYAFVNAQRFGLDVSKSRTRDLVDAATAVTRAVKSQVKLHHPASDDLAFLYGTILTDGKDDYSPEPTANICVFAEAQVDRSPTGSGVTARVALQYHKGLIQLNQTRTFQSGATGSQFTGKAVEETKCGDFKAVVVEVAGRAFYTGVSRFVQEADDKLTHGFLLK, encoded by the exons ATGGAAATGCAGCTCCCACCTCACGAGGGAGGCGAGCTGTCTGTGGTCGACATGCACACGGGTGGAGAGCCTTTGCGGATCATCCTCAGTGGCTACCCAGACATCAAAGGCGACAGCGTGCTTTCCAAACGTCGCTACGTCCGGGAACATCTCGACCACCTCAGGAGGGTGCTGATGTATGAACCGCGAGGACACTACGACATGTACGGGGCCCTGATCGTGGACAGCGAGTTACCCGAGGCAGACCTGGCGGTGCTGTTCATGCACAATGAGGGCTACAGCACCATGTGCGGCCACGCCGTCATCGCACTGGGACGCTTCGCTGTGGACTACAAACTAGTGAAAGAGCCGAAGTCGCCAGAGACACAAGTGAACATCCACTGTCCCTGTGGCCTGGTGAAGGCCTTCGTTGAGTACTCTGAGGggaaaacaggaggagtgagGTTTCTCAGCGTGCCAGCGTTTGCATTTGCTACAG ATGTGACAGTGTCGGTGGAGGGGTTTGGTGAAGTAACGGTTGACATCAGCTACGGAGGAGCCTTTTATGCCTTTGTGAATGCCCAGAGGTTTGGTCTGGATGTGTCCAAGTCCAGGACTCGGGATCTTGTCGATGCAGCCACAGCTGTGACCAGAGCTGTCAAATCTCAG GTGAAGTTGCATCATCCAGCCAGCGATGATCTGGCCTTCCTGTATGGCACCATCCTAACAGACGGGAAAGACGATTACTCCCCTGAACCCACCGCCAAtatctgtgtgtttgctgaAGCTCAG GTAGACCGAAGCCCGACTGGTTCTGGTGTCACGGCTCGAGTAGCTCTTCAGTATCACAAAGGTCTCATCCAGCTGAACCAGACCAGGACGTTCCAGAGCGGAGCCACTGGGTCCCAGTTCACAGGAAAGGCTGTTGAG GAGACCAAGTGTGGAGACTTCAAGGCTGTAGTGGTGGAAGTTGCTGGCAGAGCTTTTTACACCGGAGTTTCACGCTTTGTGCAGGAGGCAGATGACAAGCTGACACATGGTTTCCTGCTGAA GTGA
- the LOC134642963 gene encoding disheveled-associated activator of morphogenesis 1-like isoform X1 — translation MPPRKRGGGSGGGGGGGRSGFSAIFCCFNNRDHPEITYKLRDDFALQSMEPSLPMPGNDELDSMFAELVDELDLTEKHREAMFALPAEKKWQIYCSKKKEQEENKSATSWPEYYIDQLNSMAARKTLLALEKEDEEERNKTIENLKTALRTQPMRFVTRFIDLDGLTCILNFLKSMDYDTTESQIHTSLIGCIKALMNNSQGRAHVLAHSESINIIAQSLATENIKTKVAVLEIMGAVCLVPGGHKKILESMLHYQRFACERTRFQTLVNDLDRSTGRYRDEVSLKTAIMSFINAVLSQGAGETSLEFRIHLRYEFLMLGIQPVIDKLRSHENATLDRHLDYFEMLRNDDELAVSKRFESVHVDTKSATQVFDLIRKKMSHTDAYPHFMSVLHHCLLMPHKRSGNTVQYWLLLDRIVQQMVLQNDKGHDPDVTPLENFNVKNVVRMLVNENEVKQWKEQAEKMRKEHYELQQKFEKKERECDAKTQEKEDMMQTLNKMKEKLEKESNEHKNVKQQVAELTARLHELSTRQAAVVPGGPPVAPGPPGGPVPQPGFAGIAPPPPPPPGGMMPPPPPPPPPPGGPPPPPGLPPIGGIPPPPGAPLGSSLKKKNIPQPSNPLKSFNWSKLAENKLEGTVWMEVDDAKVFKVLDLDDIERTFSAYQRQQDFLMINNSKQKEAEDDTLGSKKVKELSVIDGRRAQNCNILLSRLKLSNDEIKRAILTMDEQEDLPKDMLEQLLKFVPEKSDVDLLEEHKHELDRMAKPDRFLYEMSRINHYQQRLQSLYFKKKFAERIAEIKPKVEALGKASKEVLNSRNLKQLLEVVLAFGNYMNKGQRGNAYGFKVSSLNKIADTKSSIDKNITLLHYLITILEKKYPKVLKFQEDLPSVSEAAKVNMTELEKDIGNLRSGLKSVESELEYQKKGPQEPGDKFVSVVSQFITVASFSFTDVEDSLIEAKELFLRAVKHFGEDASKMQPDEFFGIFDQFLQSFTEAQQENENIRKRKEEEERRAKIEAQLREQREKERKARKAKANGEEDGGEFDDLVSALRSGEVFDKDLSKMKRNRKRINNQNTDSGRERPVTKLNF, via the exons ATGCCTCCTCGGAAGCGTGGTGGGGGTAGCGGTGGCGGCGGCGGTGGCGGTCGCAGCGGCTTCTCCGCCATCTTCTGTTGTTTTAACAACAGAGACCATCCAGAGATCACCTACAAACTGCGAGATGACTTTGCTCTGCAGTCCATGGAGCCATCACTGCCCATGCCGGGAAATGATGAGCTGGATAGCATGTTCGCCGAGTTGGTG GATGAGCTTGACcttacagagaaacacagggaagcCATGTTCGCACTGCCTGCAGAGAAGAAATGGCAAATCTACTGCAGCAAAAAGAAG gaacaagaagaaaacaaaagtgcaacTAGCTGGCCAGAATATTACATTGATCAGCTCAATTCAATGGCAGCT AGAAAGACGCTCCTCGCTCTGGAgaaagaggatgaggaggagaggAACAAAACTATAGAGAACTTGAAGACGGCTCTGAGGACCCAACCTATGAG GTTTGTGACTCGATTTATTGATCTGGACGGCCTGACGTGTATCCTGAACTTCCTGAAAAGCATGGACTATGACACCACAGAATCACAGATCCACACGTCTCTCATCGGCTGCATCAAAGCTCTGATGAACAACTCGCAGGGCCGCGCCCACGTCCTCGCTCACTCCGAGAGCATCAACATCATCGCCCAGAGCCTGGCCACAGAAAACATTAAGACAAAGGTGGCAGTCTTGGAGATCATGGGTGCTGTATGTCTGGTGCCTGGCGGGCACAAAAAAATCCTGGAGTCAATGCTGCACTACCAGCGTTTCGCCTGCGAGAGGACGCGCTTCCAG ACACTTGTAAATGATCTGGACCGGAGTACGGGGCggtacagagatgaggtcagCTTGAAAACAGCCATCATGTCCTTTATTAATGCTGTGCTGAGTCAAGGAGCTGGAGAG ACTAGTTTGGAATTCCGTATTCACCTCCGATATGAATTTCTTATGCTGGGGATCCAACCTGTGATCGATAAGCTACGCTCTCATGAAAACGCCACGTTAGACAG GCATTTAGACTACTTTGAGATGCTGCGGAACGATGATGAGCTGGCTGTGTCAAAACGTTTCGAGTCG GTACATGTAGACACCAAAAGTGCCACGCAAGTTTTTGATCTCATCCGGAAGAAGATGAGCCACACTGATGCATATCCGCACTTTATGTCTGTCCTGCATCACTGTCTGCTCATGCCAC ACAAGAGAAGTGGAAACACTGTACAGTACTGGTTGCTATTGGACCGCATCGTCCAGCAGATGGTCTTGCAGAATGATAAAGGTCATGACCCTGACGTCACACCACTGGAGAATTTTAACGTGAAGAATGTTGTCCGGAT GCTGGTCAATGAAAATGAGGTCAAACAGTGGAAGGAGCAGgcagagaaaatgagaaaag AGCACTATGAGCTGCAACAGAAGTTTGAGAAGAAGGAGCGTGAATGTGACGCCAAGACCCAGGAGAAAGAGGACATGATGCAGACCCTCAACAAGATGAAAGAGAAGCTGGAAAAGGAGAGCAACGAGcacaaaaatgtcaaacagcAAGTGGCTGAACTCACCGCACGACTGCATGAGCTCAGCACC AGGCAGGCAGCTGTTGTTCCTGGCGGCCCTCCTGTTGCCCCCGGCCCCCCTGGCGGCCCGGTGCCTCAACCAGGCTTTGCAGGAATAGccccacctcctccaccacctcctgGTGGTATGATGCCTCCTCCGCCACCCCCGCCGCCTCCGCCGGGTGGCCCTCCACCTCCCCCTGGGCTCCCACCCATTGGAGGTATCCCTCCACCACCAGGAGCGCCCCTGGGATCATcgctgaagaagaagaacattCCTCAGCCATCCAACCCTCTCAAGTCCTTCAACTGGTCCAAGTTAGCTGAG AATAAGCTGGAGGGTACGGTCTGGATGGAGGTGGACGATGCCAAGGTTTTCAAAGTGCTGGATTTAGATGACATTGAAAGAACCTTCTCAGCCTATCAGAGGCAGCAG GACTTCTTAATGATCAATAACAGCAAACAG AAAGAGGCGGAAGACGACACGCTGGGCTCCAAAAAAGTCAAGGAGCTGTCAGTGATTGATGGCCGTCGAGCTCAAAACTGTAACATCCTGCTCTCACG ACTGAAGCTTTCAAATGATGAGATTAAGAGAGCCATCCTAACCATGGACGAACAGGAGGACCTTCCCAAAGACATGCTGGAGCAG ttGCTGAAGTTTGTCCCAGAGAAGAGCGATGTGGATCTCCTCGAGGAGCACAAACATGAGCTCGATCGAATGGCCAAACCCGACCGCTTCCTTTATGAGATGAGCAG AATAAACCATTACCAGCAGAGGCTGCAGTCTTTGTACTTTAAGAAGAAGTTTGCAGAGAGGATAGCTGAGATCAAACCCAAAGTTGAAG CGCTGGGTAAGGCGTCTAAGGAGGTTTTAAACAGCAGAAACCTGAAGCAGCTGTTGGAGGTGGTGCTGGCATTTGGAAACTATATGAACAAAGGTCAAAGGGGCAATGCTTATGGCTTCAAGGTGTCTTCACTCAACAAGATCGCGGATACTAAATCCAGTATCGACAA aaaCATTACTCTGCTGCACTATCTGATCACCATCCTGGAGAAGAAATATCCCAAAGTCCTGAAGTTCCAGGAGGACCTGCCGAGTGTCTCAGAGGCAGCCAAAGTCAA TATGACGGAGCTGGAAAAAGATATCGGCAACCTGCGCAGTGGATTAAAAAGTGTAGAGAGC GAACTGGAATACCAGAAGAAAGGGCCGCAGGAGCCGGGTGACAAGTTTGTGTCGGTGGTGAGCCAGTTCATCACCGTGGccagcttcagcttcactgATGTCGAGGACTCTCTCATCGAGGCCAAAGAACTG TTCCTGAGGGcagtaaagcactttggtgagGATGCCAGTAAGATGCAGCCAGATGAGTTCTTTGGCATCTTCGACCAGTTCCTGCAATCGTTCACAGAGGCTCAGCAGGAGAACGAGAACATACGAAAAcgaaaggaagaggaggaacgcAGGGCCAAAATAGAAGCTCAG CTACGTGAGCAGAGGGAGAAGGAGCGAAAGGCCCGGAAAGCAAAAGCGAACGGAGAGGAGGATGGCGGTGAGTTTGATGACCTCGTGTCAGCGCTGCGGTCGGGCGAGGTCTTCGACAAGGACTTGTCCAAGATGAAACGTAACCGCAAGCGGATCAACAACCAGAACACAGATTCGGGCAGGGAGCGACCAGTCACAAAGCTGAACTTCTAA
- the LOC134642963 gene encoding disheveled-associated activator of morphogenesis 1-like isoform X2: MPPRKRGGGSGGGGGGGRSGFSAIFCCFNNRDHPEITYKLRDDFALQSMEPSLPMPGNDELDSMFAELVDELDLTEKHREAMFALPAEKKWQIYCSKKKEQEENKSATSWPEYYIDQLNSMAARKTLLALEKEDEEERNKTIENLKTALRTQPMRFVTRFIDLDGLTCILNFLKSMDYDTTESQIHTSLIGCIKALMNNSQGRAHVLAHSESINIIAQSLATENIKTKVAVLEIMGAVCLVPGGHKKILESMLHYQRFACERTRFQTLVNDLDRSTGRYRDEVSLKTAIMSFINAVLSQGAGETSLEFRIHLRYEFLMLGIQPVIDKLRSHENATLDRHLDYFEMLRNDDELAVSKRFESVHVDTKSATQVFDLIRKKMSHTDAYPHFMSVLHHCLLMPHKRSGNTVQYWLLLDRIVQQMVLQNDKGHDPDVTPLENFNVKNVVRMLVNENEVKQWKEQAEKMRKEHYELQQKFEKKERECDAKTQEKEDMMQTLNKMKEKLEKESNEHKNVKQQVAELTARLHELSTRQAAVVPGGPPVAPGPPGGPVPQPGFAGIAPPPPPPPGGMMPPPPPPPPPPGGPPPPPGLPPIGGIPPPPGAPLGSSLKKKNIPQPSNPLKSFNWSKLAENKLEGTVWMEVDDAKVFKVLDLDDIERTFSAYQRQQKEAEDDTLGSKKVKELSVIDGRRAQNCNILLSRLKLSNDEIKRAILTMDEQEDLPKDMLEQLLKFVPEKSDVDLLEEHKHELDRMAKPDRFLYEMSRINHYQQRLQSLYFKKKFAERIAEIKPKVEALGKASKEVLNSRNLKQLLEVVLAFGNYMNKGQRGNAYGFKVSSLNKIADTKSSIDKNITLLHYLITILEKKYPKVLKFQEDLPSVSEAAKVNMTELEKDIGNLRSGLKSVESELEYQKKGPQEPGDKFVSVVSQFITVASFSFTDVEDSLIEAKELFLRAVKHFGEDASKMQPDEFFGIFDQFLQSFTEAQQENENIRKRKEEEERRAKIEAQLREQREKERKARKAKANGEEDGGEFDDLVSALRSGEVFDKDLSKMKRNRKRINNQNTDSGRERPVTKLNF; encoded by the exons ATGCCTCCTCGGAAGCGTGGTGGGGGTAGCGGTGGCGGCGGCGGTGGCGGTCGCAGCGGCTTCTCCGCCATCTTCTGTTGTTTTAACAACAGAGACCATCCAGAGATCACCTACAAACTGCGAGATGACTTTGCTCTGCAGTCCATGGAGCCATCACTGCCCATGCCGGGAAATGATGAGCTGGATAGCATGTTCGCCGAGTTGGTG GATGAGCTTGACcttacagagaaacacagggaagcCATGTTCGCACTGCCTGCAGAGAAGAAATGGCAAATCTACTGCAGCAAAAAGAAG gaacaagaagaaaacaaaagtgcaacTAGCTGGCCAGAATATTACATTGATCAGCTCAATTCAATGGCAGCT AGAAAGACGCTCCTCGCTCTGGAgaaagaggatgaggaggagaggAACAAAACTATAGAGAACTTGAAGACGGCTCTGAGGACCCAACCTATGAG GTTTGTGACTCGATTTATTGATCTGGACGGCCTGACGTGTATCCTGAACTTCCTGAAAAGCATGGACTATGACACCACAGAATCACAGATCCACACGTCTCTCATCGGCTGCATCAAAGCTCTGATGAACAACTCGCAGGGCCGCGCCCACGTCCTCGCTCACTCCGAGAGCATCAACATCATCGCCCAGAGCCTGGCCACAGAAAACATTAAGACAAAGGTGGCAGTCTTGGAGATCATGGGTGCTGTATGTCTGGTGCCTGGCGGGCACAAAAAAATCCTGGAGTCAATGCTGCACTACCAGCGTTTCGCCTGCGAGAGGACGCGCTTCCAG ACACTTGTAAATGATCTGGACCGGAGTACGGGGCggtacagagatgaggtcagCTTGAAAACAGCCATCATGTCCTTTATTAATGCTGTGCTGAGTCAAGGAGCTGGAGAG ACTAGTTTGGAATTCCGTATTCACCTCCGATATGAATTTCTTATGCTGGGGATCCAACCTGTGATCGATAAGCTACGCTCTCATGAAAACGCCACGTTAGACAG GCATTTAGACTACTTTGAGATGCTGCGGAACGATGATGAGCTGGCTGTGTCAAAACGTTTCGAGTCG GTACATGTAGACACCAAAAGTGCCACGCAAGTTTTTGATCTCATCCGGAAGAAGATGAGCCACACTGATGCATATCCGCACTTTATGTCTGTCCTGCATCACTGTCTGCTCATGCCAC ACAAGAGAAGTGGAAACACTGTACAGTACTGGTTGCTATTGGACCGCATCGTCCAGCAGATGGTCTTGCAGAATGATAAAGGTCATGACCCTGACGTCACACCACTGGAGAATTTTAACGTGAAGAATGTTGTCCGGAT GCTGGTCAATGAAAATGAGGTCAAACAGTGGAAGGAGCAGgcagagaaaatgagaaaag AGCACTATGAGCTGCAACAGAAGTTTGAGAAGAAGGAGCGTGAATGTGACGCCAAGACCCAGGAGAAAGAGGACATGATGCAGACCCTCAACAAGATGAAAGAGAAGCTGGAAAAGGAGAGCAACGAGcacaaaaatgtcaaacagcAAGTGGCTGAACTCACCGCACGACTGCATGAGCTCAGCACC AGGCAGGCAGCTGTTGTTCCTGGCGGCCCTCCTGTTGCCCCCGGCCCCCCTGGCGGCCCGGTGCCTCAACCAGGCTTTGCAGGAATAGccccacctcctccaccacctcctgGTGGTATGATGCCTCCTCCGCCACCCCCGCCGCCTCCGCCGGGTGGCCCTCCACCTCCCCCTGGGCTCCCACCCATTGGAGGTATCCCTCCACCACCAGGAGCGCCCCTGGGATCATcgctgaagaagaagaacattCCTCAGCCATCCAACCCTCTCAAGTCCTTCAACTGGTCCAAGTTAGCTGAG AATAAGCTGGAGGGTACGGTCTGGATGGAGGTGGACGATGCCAAGGTTTTCAAAGTGCTGGATTTAGATGACATTGAAAGAACCTTCTCAGCCTATCAGAGGCAGCAG AAAGAGGCGGAAGACGACACGCTGGGCTCCAAAAAAGTCAAGGAGCTGTCAGTGATTGATGGCCGTCGAGCTCAAAACTGTAACATCCTGCTCTCACG ACTGAAGCTTTCAAATGATGAGATTAAGAGAGCCATCCTAACCATGGACGAACAGGAGGACCTTCCCAAAGACATGCTGGAGCAG ttGCTGAAGTTTGTCCCAGAGAAGAGCGATGTGGATCTCCTCGAGGAGCACAAACATGAGCTCGATCGAATGGCCAAACCCGACCGCTTCCTTTATGAGATGAGCAG AATAAACCATTACCAGCAGAGGCTGCAGTCTTTGTACTTTAAGAAGAAGTTTGCAGAGAGGATAGCTGAGATCAAACCCAAAGTTGAAG CGCTGGGTAAGGCGTCTAAGGAGGTTTTAAACAGCAGAAACCTGAAGCAGCTGTTGGAGGTGGTGCTGGCATTTGGAAACTATATGAACAAAGGTCAAAGGGGCAATGCTTATGGCTTCAAGGTGTCTTCACTCAACAAGATCGCGGATACTAAATCCAGTATCGACAA aaaCATTACTCTGCTGCACTATCTGATCACCATCCTGGAGAAGAAATATCCCAAAGTCCTGAAGTTCCAGGAGGACCTGCCGAGTGTCTCAGAGGCAGCCAAAGTCAA TATGACGGAGCTGGAAAAAGATATCGGCAACCTGCGCAGTGGATTAAAAAGTGTAGAGAGC GAACTGGAATACCAGAAGAAAGGGCCGCAGGAGCCGGGTGACAAGTTTGTGTCGGTGGTGAGCCAGTTCATCACCGTGGccagcttcagcttcactgATGTCGAGGACTCTCTCATCGAGGCCAAAGAACTG TTCCTGAGGGcagtaaagcactttggtgagGATGCCAGTAAGATGCAGCCAGATGAGTTCTTTGGCATCTTCGACCAGTTCCTGCAATCGTTCACAGAGGCTCAGCAGGAGAACGAGAACATACGAAAAcgaaaggaagaggaggaacgcAGGGCCAAAATAGAAGCTCAG CTACGTGAGCAGAGGGAGAAGGAGCGAAAGGCCCGGAAAGCAAAAGCGAACGGAGAGGAGGATGGCGGTGAGTTTGATGACCTCGTGTCAGCGCTGCGGTCGGGCGAGGTCTTCGACAAGGACTTGTCCAAGATGAAACGTAACCGCAAGCGGATCAACAACCAGAACACAGATTCGGGCAGGGAGCGACCAGTCACAAAGCTGAACTTCTAA